One segment of Niallia sp. Man26 DNA contains the following:
- the qoxA gene encoding cytochrome aa3 quinol oxidase subunit II — protein sequence MKTKKIVYFTAILSLVLLTGCEPLMVLDPKGPQGRITADIIKISIWTMAIVVVSVLALYSYMVWKYRASKQKEDYEPPHIEGSIKLEIIWTAIPILIVAFLSFITIKSTYEVEDIPKGYSQEPLVIYASSSNWKWHFSYPEEDIETVNYLFIPTDRPIQFKLYSYGPISSFWIPQLGGQKYAMADMLNTLNLAADVPGEYPGRNANFTGEGFAQQTFNVQAMPEDEYKEWVTEVKSTAEKLTEEKFNELLKPGHLGQSTYNGTHLGFSPPPHDMKANTEDEEKGNSADSNETGNMSDTNMDGMNH from the coding sequence ATGAAAACAAAAAAGATTGTTTATTTTACAGCTATATTAAGTCTTGTTCTTTTAACAGGGTGTGAGCCTCTAATGGTTTTGGATCCAAAAGGCCCACAAGGAAGAATAACTGCCGATATTATTAAGATATCTATATGGACAATGGCTATCGTAGTAGTTTCTGTATTAGCTTTATATTCTTATATGGTATGGAAATACAGGGCTTCCAAACAAAAAGAGGATTACGAACCGCCTCATATTGAAGGTAGCATAAAATTAGAAATAATTTGGACAGCTATACCTATTCTAATTGTTGCTTTTTTATCCTTCATAACAATCAAATCTACCTATGAAGTGGAAGATATACCAAAGGGATATAGTCAAGAACCACTTGTTATTTATGCGTCGTCATCCAATTGGAAGTGGCACTTTAGTTACCCAGAAGAGGATATAGAGACAGTTAACTACCTCTTTATTCCTACAGACCGACCAATACAGTTTAAGTTATATTCTTACGGACCTATCTCTAGCTTTTGGATCCCGCAATTAGGTGGCCAGAAATATGCAATGGCTGATATGCTGAACACCTTAAATCTAGCTGCAGATGTACCAGGTGAATATCCAGGTCGTAATGCAAATTTCACTGGAGAAGGATTTGCTCAGCAAACTTTTAATGTTCAGGCAATGCCGGAGGATGAATATAAGGAGTGGGTAACAGAAGTAAAAAGTACAGCAGAAAAACTAACAGAGGAAAAATTTAATGAATTGTTAAAACCTGGTCATTTGGGTCAGTCAACTTATAATGGAACTCATTTGGGCTTTTCTCCACCGCCTCATGATATGAAAGCGAATACGGAAGATGAAGAAAAAGGGAATTCCGCAGATTCAAATGAGACAGGTAATATGTCAGATACGAACATGGATGGTATGAACCATTAA
- the qoxB gene encoding cytochrome aa3 quinol oxidase subunit I, which produces MDFFDRFAVPNPGPTIYASMVAIALTVIGTLVFITYTKKWGYLWREWLTTVDHKKIGILYLISALLMLFRGGADAIMMRAQTAVPDNNLLNAQEYNEIFTTHGVVMIIFMAMAFIMALMNFVVPLQIGARDVAFPRLNAVSFWLYFFGAMLFNISFVVGGSPDSGWSSYFPLAGTEFSKSVGTNYYMTALQISGIGTLITGINFVTTILKMRAPGMTLMKMPMFTWSALITNLIIVFAFPILTIALIMGTMDRLFGTNFFTTTDGGMDMLWANLFWVWGHPEVYILILPAFGIYSEIIPTFAKRNLYGYKSMVISIVAISVLSFLVWVHHFFTMGQGALVNSIFSVTTMAIAVPTGIKIFNWLFTLRKGKIQFTVPMLYSLGFIPIFTIGGVTGVMLGMASADYQYHNTMFLVAHFHLVIIPGVVFAMLAGLTYWWPKMFGYMLSERIGKWAFWFISISVCVTFFPMFISGLDGQARRMYTYSESTGFGIWNMISFIGALGLLVGFVLIVYNILYSFKNAPRNISSDPWDARSLEWATKSPVPEYNFAITPTVDSTEAFWDSKKKGYKLFKGKVDKIHMPNNSGMPFVLGFIFFVWGFAFVFALWILLIIATVAIFICLAFRSNEKDNGRYIPKETVEKIENSLGGPK; this is translated from the coding sequence ATGGATTTTTTCGATAGATTTGCTGTTCCAAATCCAGGGCCAACAATCTATGCTTCTATGGTTGCAATAGCCCTTACCGTTATAGGGACATTAGTGTTTATAACGTATACAAAAAAGTGGGGGTATTTATGGCGAGAGTGGTTAACAACTGTAGATCATAAAAAAATAGGTATTTTATATTTAATCTCAGCATTATTAATGCTTTTCCGTGGTGGAGCCGATGCCATTATGATGAGGGCGCAAACAGCGGTTCCAGATAATAATTTATTAAATGCTCAGGAATATAATGAAATCTTTACTACACATGGTGTAGTTATGATTATATTTATGGCGATGGCATTTATCATGGCTCTTATGAACTTTGTAGTACCGCTGCAAATCGGTGCGAGAGACGTCGCCTTTCCAAGGCTAAACGCAGTTAGTTTTTGGTTATATTTCTTTGGAGCCATGTTATTCAATATTTCTTTCGTAGTTGGAGGTTCACCAGATTCTGGTTGGTCTTCTTACTTCCCATTAGCCGGAACTGAGTTTAGTAAATCTGTAGGTACGAATTATTACATGACTGCACTACAAATTTCTGGAATAGGTACATTAATAACAGGTATTAACTTTGTTACTACTATCTTAAAAATGAGAGCTCCAGGTATGACTCTTATGAAAATGCCGATGTTTACTTGGTCAGCACTGATTACAAACTTAATCATTGTATTTGCCTTTCCTATTTTAACCATTGCATTAATCATGGGAACAATGGATCGACTGTTTGGTACGAACTTCTTTACAACCACTGATGGTGGGATGGATATGCTTTGGGCTAACCTATTTTGGGTGTGGGGGCATCCAGAAGTATACATCCTCATATTGCCGGCTTTCGGTATATACAGTGAAATTATTCCAACCTTCGCTAAGAGAAATTTATATGGATATAAATCAATGGTAATATCGATCGTTGCAATTTCTGTACTTTCCTTCTTAGTATGGGTTCACCATTTCTTTACTATGGGACAAGGTGCATTAGTAAATAGTATCTTCTCTGTTACTACAATGGCTATTGCGGTACCAACGGGTATTAAGATTTTCAACTGGCTGTTTACCTTAAGGAAGGGTAAAATACAGTTTACGGTTCCGATGCTATATTCTCTAGGATTCATCCCTATTTTCACAATAGGTGGAGTGACTGGAGTAATGCTTGGAATGGCAAGTGCTGACTACCAATACCATAATACAATGTTTCTAGTAGCTCACTTTCACTTAGTAATTATTCCTGGGGTTGTTTTTGCAATGCTTGCTGGGTTGACTTATTGGTGGCCAAAGATGTTTGGATACATGCTAAGCGAAAGAATTGGAAAATGGGCATTCTGGTTTATTTCTATAAGCGTCTGTGTCACTTTCTTCCCAATGTTCATTTCAGGATTAGATGGTCAGGCACGAAGAATGTATACCTATTCTGAGTCAACAGGTTTTGGTATATGGAATATGATCTCCTTTATAGGAGCTTTAGGACTATTAGTTGGGTTTGTCCTAATAGTTTACAATATTCTTTACAGCTTCAAGAATGCACCAAGAAATATTTCTTCCGACCCTTGGGATGCAAGATCTTTAGAATGGGCAACTAAATCACCTGTCCCAGAGTACAATTTTGCTATAACTCCTACAGTTGATTCAACAGAAGCATTTTGGGATTCAAAGAAAAAGGGTTATAAGTTATTTAAAGGGAAAGTAGATAAAATTCATATGCCAAATAACAGTGGCATGCCTTTTGTTCTAGGTTTTATCTTCTTTGTTTGGGGATTTGCCTTTGTATTTGCACTTTGGATTTTATTAATTATAGCAACAGTAGCTATCTTTATTTGTTTAGCATTTAGATCAAACGAAAAAGATAACGGAAGATATATTCCTAAGGAAACAGTAGAGAAAATAGAAAATTCGTTAGGAGGTCCGAAATAA
- the qoxC gene encoding cytochrome aa3 quinol oxidase subunit III: MKIDHTLPLEYSTEQNRLNILGFWIFLGAEIALFGTLFASYFTLVDRTGSGPTGAEIFEILPVIIETILLLASSFTIGLGINAMRLRKQKAMVTFFALTLLLGLAFLGVEIYDFVVYIHEGATLQTSGFTAILFTLLGTHGAHVAFGILWGTMIILQVIRDGINERTANKAFIFSLYWHFIDVVWIFLYSFVFLKGMM; encoded by the coding sequence ATGAAAATAGATCATACTTTGCCTCTTGAATATAGTACAGAACAAAATCGGTTAAATATACTTGGTTTTTGGATATTTCTAGGAGCTGAAATTGCGTTGTTTGGAACACTTTTTGCCTCCTACTTTACTCTCGTTGATCGGACAGGATCTGGACCAACAGGTGCTGAAATATTCGAGATATTACCAGTGATTATTGAAACGATACTGTTATTGGCAAGCAGTTTTACCATTGGCCTTGGTATAAATGCTATGAGATTAAGAAAGCAGAAAGCAATGGTCACTTTTTTCGCTCTTACGTTATTACTCGGCTTAGCATTCTTGGGAGTCGAAATTTATGATTTTGTTGTTTATATACATGAAGGTGCTACTCTGCAAACTAGCGGATTTACTGCCATTCTCTTCACTCTTTTAGGAACTCATGGAGCTCACGTAGCATTTGGAATTCTTTGGGGAACAATGATTATTTTGCAGGTAATAAGAGATGGGATAAATGAAAGAACTGCCAATAAAGCTTTTATATTCTCACTATATTGGCATTTTATCGATGTAGTTTGGATCTTCCTTTATAGTTTTGTGTTCTTGAAAGGAATGATGTAG